In Apus apus isolate bApuApu2 chromosome 25, bApuApu2.pri.cur, whole genome shotgun sequence, the following proteins share a genomic window:
- the RPL27 gene encoding 60S ribosomal protein L27, with the protein MGKFMKPGKVVLVLAGRYSGRKAVIVKNIDDGTSDRPYSHALVAGIDRYPRKVTAAMGKKKIAKRSKIKSFVKVYNYNHLMPTRYSVDIPLDKTVVNKDVFRDPALKRKARREAKVKFEERYKTGKNKWFFQKLRF; encoded by the exons ATGGGGAAGTTCATGAAGCCGGGGAaggtggtgctggtgctggccGGTCGCTACTCGGGGCGCAAGGCCGTCATCGTGAAG AATATCGACGACGGCACCTCAGACCGGCCGTACAGCCACGCCTTGGTGGCGGGCATCGACCGCTACCCGCGGAAGGTGACTGCTGCCATGGGCAAGAAGAAGATCGCGAAGAGGTCCAAGATCAAATCGTTTGTCAAGGTGTACAACTACAACCACCTGATGCCCACCCG GTACTCCGTGGACATCCCACTGGACAAAACCGTCGTCAATAAGGACGTGTTCAGGGACCCTGCTCTGAAACGCAAAGCGAGACGCGAAGCCAAGGTGAAATTTGAGGAGAG ATACAAGACAGGCAAGAATAAGTGGTTCTTCCAGAAGCTGCGATTCTAA